In the Besnoitia besnoiti strain Bb-Ger1 chromosome XII, whole genome shotgun sequence genome, one interval contains:
- a CDS encoding putative microneme protein (encoded by transcript BESB_023040), with protein sequence MNCTGTVTAQTVASPPIPALSAFISKRKWSYCSTFQHVVDAMCKFVNSGNIGRYYPAENRWICLDAADVSLEGHSFCANNCGGIMRCAGGIAAGESPSHSGYIIQQQDIVEAFAALRPCKQREETCVPSSMNPPTCLTTRRIIATQIVSRQQEAMDKYCQTQMDQLCREGKWKIHCYQLWLSRIDTGGNSLSSPEWTCYPVGLLDFSRLSFCADGCSNKVPCQGAPTAIGSSVTAFLQLSLIASDKAFCSPYQKAANDYCIKKNGEGWVARGNVDTASWACFRAVINDTSGIIQAWR encoded by the exons ATGAATTGCACTGGCACGGTGACAGCGCAGACGGTGGCCTCACCGCCAATACCAGCCCTTTCGGCGTTCATAAGCAAGCGCAAGTGGTCATACTGCAGCACGTTCCAGCATGTAGTAGACGCAATGTGCAAGTTCGTGAACAGCGGGAACATCGGGAGGTATTATCCCGCGGAGAACCGATGGATATGCTTAGACGCG GCCGATGTATCACTCGAAGGCCACTCCTTCTGTGCAAATAATTGCGGAGGAATCatgcgctgcgccggcggtaTCGCAGCTG GAGAATCGCCTTCCCACTCGGGGTATATCATTCAACAGCAGGATATCGTGGAAgctttcgcggcgctgcggccatGCAAACAGCGTGAAGAAACTTGTGTTCCGTCATCCATGAACCCTCCTACATGCTTGACGACTCGTCGAATCATCGCCACTCAAATAGTGAGCAGACAACAGGAGGCAATGGATAAATACTGCCAAACTCAAATGGACCAGCTGTgccgagaagggaagtgGAAGATACACTGCTACCAGCTTTGGCTGTCGCGGATTGACACTGGTGGAAACTCATTGTCGTCTCCAGAGTGGACATGCTATCCAGTTGGACTACTGGATTTTTCGAGActctctttctgcgcggACGGATGCAGCAACAAGGTCCCTTGCCAAggagcgccgacggcgatTGGCTCATCAGTCACAGCATTCCTCCAGCTGTCCTTAATTGCCAGCGACAAGGCATTCTGTTCACCCTATCAAAAGGCCGCCAACGACTACTGCATTAAGAAAAACGGCGAAGGATGGGTAGCAAGAGGAAACGTTGACACAGCCAGCTGGGCGTGTTTTCGGGCA GTGATCAACGACACAAGCGGCATCATACAAGCGTGGCGGTAG
- a CDS encoding putative protein tyrosine phosphatase type IVA A (encoded by transcript BESB_023030) has product MSEGFCDRIWRTLNASVPVLHLVAACGSVWAGLAERHAPPLGCGDQFAELDHLQRTPACDEDGSTKRGSCLQADALSAESRGGERRGEEEAEERSDFGKRALRDDSATAIAFAALPSPRRSGSAESQCSTRSTASGAEGFCAKENQDLSATTPSASSLSSSASLVAAPRRRAAAGSGRESGASESQKGKHPRRGTAAANCSGLTEERRSTSKSASRASTSSSSSVSGGGGSSRKGEKHSAASQRKQSSAGEPRSRSSVASGARHQSNAGSSAGGVKRASGVASGAATSSPPGAAGGSGGLSVSGTFAGRGAMAARTVMNTPTRIEAGRQRFLIFDAPSQENLAAYIKEMQAYEVTDLVRTCERTYDEKAVMAVGIRAHEMIFPDGEAPPDEVIDEWLALCNFVAQQRGAIAVHCVAGLGRAPVLVAIALIEKGMDPMDAIMFIRERRKGAINRRQLQFLKSYKRRSHYQKCCVKGCTIM; this is encoded by the exons ATGTCCGAAGGGTTTTGCGATCGGATTTGGCGAACTCTGAACGCAAGTGTCCCTGTCCTGCACCTCGTCGCAGCTTGCGGAAGTGTCTGGGCAGGCTTGGCTGAA CGGcatgccccccccctcggcTGTGGCGACCAGTTCGCAGAGCTCGATCACCTGCAGCGCACACCCGCGTGCGACGAAGACGGCTCGACTAAGCGCGGAAGCTGTCTCCAAGCCGACGCCCTTTCCGCGGAGtctcgaggaggcgagaggaggggcgaagaggaggcagaagagaggagcgaTTTTGGCAAGCGTGCTCTCCGCGACGACAGCGCGACCGCGATCGCGTTCGCCGCACTCCCGAGTCCGCGACGGAGCGGATCCGCTGAAAGCCAGTGCAGCACGCGAAgcaccgcgagcggcgcggagggcttCTGCGCAAAGGAAAACCAGGATCTCtctgcgacgacgccgtctgcgtcctccctgtcttcctctgcgtcgctcgtggccgcgccgcgacgtcgggcggcagcgggctcTGGCCGGGAGTCCGGCGCCAGCGAGTCTCAGAAGGGGAAACATCCTCGCCGCGGAACGGCCGCCGCGAATTGCTCGGGGCTGACGGAGGAAAGGCGCTCCACGTCCAAGAGCGCATCCAGGGCATCGACGAGCTCGTCCTCGAGCGTCTCAGGAGGGGGTGGAAGCAGTCGGAAGGGCGAGAAGCATTCGGCGGCGTCCCAGCGAAAGCAGAGCTCCGCGGGTgagccgcgaagccgcagcagcgtcgcATCGGGCGCGCGTCATCAGAGCAACGCGGGGTCGTCTGCAGGGGGTGTGAAGCGCGCCTCGGGGGTGGCATCGGGTGCGGcgacttcttcgccgcctggaGCAGCAGGAGGGAGTGGAGGCTTGAGCGTGTCCGGGACCTTTGCGGGGCGAGGTGCgatggcggcgcgcacgGTGATGAACACGCCGACGCGGATTGAGGCCGGCCGTCAGCGCTTTTTGATTTTTGACGCACCCAGTCAGGAGAACTTGGCTGCGTATATCAAAGAAATGCAGGCCTACGAGGTGACTGATCTCGTGCGCACCTGCGAGCGCACCTACGACGAGAAGGCAGTCATGGCCGTTGGGATCCGCGCCCACGAAATGATCTTCCCagacggagaagcgccgccggaCGAAGTCATCGACGAGTGGCTCGCCCTCTGCAACTttgtcgcgcagcagcgaggcgccatCGCGGTTCACTGCGTCGCCGGTCTCGGCCGCGCCCCTGTCCTAGTCGCCATCGCTCTCATCGAAAAAGGCATGGATCCCATGGACGCCATCATGTTCAttcgcgagagaagaaaag GCGCCATCAACCGCCGTCAGTTGCAGTTCCTGAAGAGCTacaagcgccgcagccactACCAGAAGTGTTGTGTGAAAGGGTGCACCATTATGTGA
- a CDS encoding putative microneme protein (encoded by transcript BESB_023050): MQRMVEALIQYDVRSAPVAKLQKDINEYCNERFEELCAAKVMGTTYCIKSPVVARYGPDEPGGAMAWRCYKKEEINDARRHVGCVDNCGNVIQCIGEATPSDTFGVAFPEMNNWIQQRKQAYCSSYQLTANAMCSSGKSGGVARYDHIRRRWICFDPSDVALDGASYCADNCGGPVPCAGGLVRGELPQYTLYVIQHTDMESAFEALWPCESPDDICMPRLVNPPQCLTREQTVALQSLSAQQMALQRACQEAMDEACREGTQTEECYGLWLARYDVGGVPKVSGTWKCYPVSHLDFTRLSNCIDGCGNLIRCQGRRIEESSTSVDLPQLTRIASDPTYCSAYQKAGNAYCSEKHGSGWVARQNCNSYRWECFSLDHMPSTRWVGCAGHCGEFILCPSSGTGDAEESGDSLGDEGLEDVISNVPDPCLDGQLCEGTAQAPPYCSGVRPNPYADAASGGYGNPTQHGP; the protein is encoded by the exons ATGCAACGCATGGTAGAGGCCCTTATCCAGTATGATGTGCGTTCAGCTCCCGTCGCTAAGCTCCAGAAGGATATAAACGAGTACTGCAATGAGCGGTTCGAGGAGTTGTGTGCGGCAAAAGTGATGGGGACCACTTACTGCATAAAATCTCCCGTGGTCGCCCGCTATGGCCCAGACGAGCCTGGAGGCGCCATGGCTTGGCGCTGCTACAAGAAGGAAGAAATTAATGATGCAAGAAGGCATGTTGGATGCGTAGACAATTGTGGAAACGTGATACAATGCATAGGCGAGGCGACTCCATCAGATACATTTGGTGTAGCTTTCCCGGAGATGAACAACTGGATTCAGCAGCGCAAGCAGGCCTACTGTTCGTCCTACCAACTGACTGCAAACGCTATGTGCAGCTCCGGCAAATCTGGAGGCGTCGCCAGATACGACCATATCCGAAGGCGATGGATATGTTTTGACCCC AGTGATGTTGCTCTCGATGGAGCCAGCTACTGTGCAGACAACTGCGGAGGACCAGTACCGTGTGCAGGAGGGTTGGTGAGAG GCGAACTACCGCAATACACATTGTATGTCATTCAACACACGGACATGGAATCTGCCTTCGAGGCACTATGGCCATGTGAAAGCCCGGACGACATCTGCATGCCGCGTCTCGTGAATCCCCCGCAGTGCCTGACACGCGAGCAAACAGTGGCACTTCAGAGCCTCTCAGCGCAGCAAATGGCGCTACAAAGAGCATGCCAGGAGGCGATGGACGAGGCGTGCAGAGAGGGCACGCAGACAGAAGAGTGTTATGGACTGTGGTTGGCCCGGTATGATGTCGGCGGCGTGCCGAAGGTATCAGGGACATGGAAATGTTACCCGGTGTCCCATCTTGACTTCACTCGCCTATCGAACTGTATTGACGGATGCGGCAATCTAATACGATGCCAGGGTCGGCGCATAGAGGAGTCGTCCACATCCGTCGACCTGCCTCAGCTAACGAGGATTGCCAGTGACCCCACCTACTGTTCAGCATACCAGAAGGCGGGGAACGCCTACTGCTCAGAAAAACATGGCTCAGGTTGGGTGGCAAGGCAGAACTGCAACTCTTATAGGTGGGAGTGCTTCAGCTTG GATCACATGCCCTCGACGCGCTGGGTAGGCTGTGCGGGCCACTGCGGAGAATTCATTTTGTGCCCAAGCAGTGGAACAGGCG atgcagaagaaagcgggGACTCCTTGGGAGACGAGGGCTTAGAAGACGTTATTTCCAACGTGCCGGACCCCTGCCTCGATGGTCAATTGTGCGAAGGGACagcccaggcgccgccgtaCTGCTCGGGAGTTAGGCCGAATCCATACGCAGACGCGGCTTCGGGGGGATACGGCAATCCCACGCAGCATGGACCCTGA